In Deinococcus sp. QL22, the following are encoded in one genomic region:
- a CDS encoding RodZ family helix-turn-helix domain-containing protein, protein MTREDAGAYFKQLRVRRNLRLQDVVDGTSIPNVQYLSALEGGRYNILNSEHFSSLVQFFRLSRDEIERIRPGTFIETAPDKMTEVIFYHSRPPKIEDGIEAYISYVNQIHGIREYGQLEPSLIGSDKVEVVGIVEGRFLKVSLVYSQKVMDAFGQPDSEAGKPAPPVRMYTASARGWKVPKQPPAPIPDAILEAAAQYGDQPLFAGIKEYRWQRFLTDSPHKRRPVSPEEWLTFYMEVKDKFDPAEPEE, encoded by the coding sequence ATGACCCGTGAGGATGCAGGGGCGTACTTCAAGCAGCTCCGGGTCCGCAGAAATTTGCGTCTTCAGGATGTTGTTGACGGAACGTCTATTCCAAATGTTCAGTATTTGAGTGCTTTGGAGGGCGGGCGATACAACATCCTTAACAGTGAGCATTTTTCCTCACTTGTGCAATTCTTTCGTTTATCGCGAGATGAAATTGAACGCATTCGGCCAGGAACTTTTATTGAAACCGCACCGGATAAAATGACCGAGGTCATTTTTTATCACTCCCGACCACCGAAAATAGAAGACGGAATTGAAGCATACATTTCTTATGTTAATCAGATACACGGTATCAGGGAGTATGGACAACTAGAACCTAGCCTAATAGGATCAGACAAAGTTGAAGTTGTAGGAATTGTAGAAGGGCGTTTTCTTAAAGTGAGCCTAGTCTATTCTCAAAAAGTTATGGATGCTTTTGGACAACCGGATTCAGAAGCTGGGAAACCAGCCCCTCCTGTTCGCATGTACACCGCCTCTGCACGTGGCTGGAAAGTACCAAAACAACCACCAGCGCCCATCCCCGATGCCATCCTTGAAGCGGCAGCCCAATACGGCGACCAGCCGCTCTTTGCAGGTATCAAGGAATACCGCTGGCAGCGCTTCCTGACCGACTCGCCGCACAAGCGCAGGCCCGTCAGCCCTGAAGAATGGTTGACGTTCTACATGGAAGTGAAAGATAAATTCGATCCAGCGGAGCCAGAGGAGTGA